A genomic segment from Eulemur rufifrons isolate Redbay chromosome 19, OSU_ERuf_1, whole genome shotgun sequence encodes:
- the UNC50 gene encoding protein unc-50 homolog — MLPSTTVNSSMQGNGVLNSRDAARHTAGAKRYKYLRRLFRFRQMDFEFAAWQMLYLFTSPQRVYRNFHYRKQTKDQWARDDPAFLVLLSIWLCVSTIGFGFVLDMGFFETIKLLLWVVFIDCVGVGLLISTLMWFISNKYLVKRQSRDYDVEWGYAFDVHLNAFYPLLVILHFIQLFFINHVILTDTFIGYLVGNTLWLIAVGYYIYVTFLGYSALPFLKNTVILLYPFAPLILLYGLSLALGWNFTHALCSFYKYRVK; from the exons ATGTTACCAAGTACTACAGTGAATTCCTCGATGCAGGGGAACGGAGTCTTGAATTCCAGGGATGCAGCGAGACACACGGCTGGAGCAAAACGCTACAAATACCTGAGAAGGCTTTTTCGTTTCCGGCAGATGGACTTTGAGTTTGCGGCTTGGCAGATGCTCTACCTGTTCACTTCCCCACAGAGGGTTTATAGAAACTTTCATTACCGAAAGCAGACAAAGGACCAGTGGGCCAGAGATGACCCTGCTTTCTTGGTCCTGTTAAGTATCTGGCTCTGTG TGTCCACTATAGGATTTGGCTTTGTGCTGGACATGGGATTTTTTGAGACAATAAAGCTCCTCCTTTGGGTTGTATTCATAGATTGTGTAGGTGTTGGTCTTCTGATATCAACTTTAATGTG GTTCATCTCTAACAAGTACTTAGTGAAACGACAGAGCAGAGACTATGACGTGGAGTGGGGCTACGCCTTTGATGTGCATCTGAATGCTTTTTATCCACTCCTCgtcattttgcattttattcagctttttttCATTAACC ATGTTATCCTAACAGATACATTTATTGGATATTTAGTTGGAAATACCTTATGGCTGATTGCAGTTGGCTATTATATCTATGTAACCTTCCTAGGATACAGTg cactgccatttttgaaaaatacagtaattcTTCTCTATCCATTCGCACCTCTCATCCTACTCTACGGGCTGTCCCTAGCACTGGGATGGAACTTTACCCATGCTCTGTGTTCTTTCTACAAGTACAGggtgaaatga